The genomic DNA CCGCATAGAACCCCACGGGCCTCCCGTCCACCAGGAGGGCGGACACGTCCTTGAGGGGCTTCCAGTCGGGCACCTTGGCGGAGAGGGCCTTGGCCAGGAGGTCGGGGGCGGGGAGGGCCAGGCTATCCGTGCCCGTGGTGAGGACCGCCTCTCCCCCTAGGGCTTCCGCCAGGTAGCGGGCGAGGGGGTTGGCCCCGCCCAGGTGGCCGGCGAGGAGGGGGACGAAATACCGCCCCTTCAGGTCCACCACCAGGACCGCCGGGTCCACCCGCTTGTCCAGGATGCGGGGGGCGATGGCCCTTAGGACGATCCCCGCCGCCATGACGAAGACGTGTCCGTCATGAAGGGGCCAGGTTCGTTCCAGGAGGTCGCGGATGGGTTCGTCAAAGAACCGGGCCTCCAGAAGCCCCCGGTACTTTCCCGCCACGTAAAGCGTGCTCCCGGGCAGCGCCCGGTGGATCGCCTCCGCCACCTTGAGGCCGGGCAGGGTGAGGGTGTAGACCGCCACCCTTTCGGGCCGCAGGGGGCCTAGCTCAGGCATCCCGCCTCCTCAGGGAAAGGCCCGGGGTCTCCCCAGGGAGGGGCTCGCCCGTTTCCAGGTCGTACTTTAGGCCGTAGCCCCTTGGGGTGAGGAGGGTCCCCTCAAAGAAGCGGCTATGGTGGTTGCCGACCACCACGGTGGTGAGCATGCCCGCCTCGGCGGAGAGGAGGCCCTCGAGGGTGGTGAGGGTCACCTCCTGTCGTTTGCGGTAGGCGCTCTTCACCAGGGCGGCGGGGGTTTCCCTTGGGCGGTAGGTGAGAAGGATCTCGGCACTCCGCCGAAGTTGCCAGTCCCGCCGTTTGCTTTGGGGGTTGTAGAGGACCACCACGAAGTCCCCCATGCCCGCCGCATGGAGCCTTCCCTCTATCACGGGCCAGGGCGTCAGGAGGTCGGAGAGGCTGATGAGGCAGGTGTCGTGGCTTAAGGGGCTTCCCAGGAGGCTCGCCACGGCGTTGGCCGCCGTCACCCCGGGGACGACCTCGAGGGCCACCTCCTTTTCCCCCAAGGCGAACCGCCCGGGGAGCCCCACGCCCCCGTCTACCCGGCGGAAGCCCCGCTCCTCCA from Thermus hydrothermalis includes the following:
- a CDS encoding cobalt-precorrin 5A hydrolase — its product is MPELGPLRPERVAVYTLTLPGLKVAEAIHRALPGSTLYVAGKYRGLLEARFFDEPIRDLLERTWPLHDGHVFVMAAGIVLRAIAPRILDKRVDPAVLVVDLKGRYFVPLLAGHLGGANPLARYLAEALGGEAVLTTGTDSLALPAPDLLAKALSAKVPDWKPLKDVSALLVDGRPVGFYADCVDLSPLARYPSLRLLPSPHPEGVEGMVLFTVKKPFPLPVPALFAHPPALVLGLGCNRGTPLEEIRGEVFRFLEEGGFAQEALARIATATLKRDEAGLLAFAEEMGLPLRFHPPEVLNAQPIPNPSEVVFRHTGLYGVAEAAVLAEGARLLVEKTKRGNLTLALGVLTLSIPEEALP
- the cobJ gene encoding precorrin-3B C(17)-methyltransferase, coding for MGELYLVGMGPGDLPGLTLRAKEALGKAEVVIGYSTYIKLLEEMGLLAGKEVVRKGMTEELDRAEEALERALAGQRVALVSGGDPGIYGMAAPVLELMEERGFRRVDGGVGLPGRFALGEKEVALEVVPGVTAANAVASLLGSPLSHDTCLISLSDLLTPWPVIEGRLHAAGMGDFVVVLYNPQSKRRDWQLRRSAEILLTYRPRETPAALVKSAYRKRQEVTLTTLEGLLSAEAGMLTTVVVGNHHSRFFEGTLLTPRGYGLKYDLETGEPLPGETPGLSLRRRDA